AAATTTTGCAAAAGAATTAGCCTCTCTGGGTGAAGTATATGTTGATGATGCCTTTAGTGCCGTCCATCGTGCCCATGCATCTATTTCTGCTATTACTCAATATTTCCCACAAGCGGTAAGTGGATTTTTGCTAAAAAACGAGATAGAATATCTAAGTCGTGTTTTCCTTCATCCAGATAGACCAATTTGTATTGTTCTTGGTGGTGCAAAGGTATCCTCTAAAATTGGCGTTATTGATAATCTTCTGAATAAAATTGATAAATTAATTATTGGCGGCGGTATGGCATATACCTTTTTAGCCGCTCAAGGTAAAAAGGTTGGAAATTCACTATTAGAAAAGGATAGAATCGAAGATGTAAATAGGATTCTAACAGATGCCACGAAATACAGGGTAGAAATTCTGCTTCCATCTGATAACCTCATAGCCGATGCGATTAAAGAAGAGGCAAATACCCAAATAGTAAATTTGGAAGATGGTATTCCTGATGGCTGGATGGGAGTGGATATAGGGCCACAAACTATGGAAAAGTTTGCTAATGCCTTGAAAGGGGCAAAAACTATATTCTGGAATGGGCCAATGGGTGTTTTTGAGATTGATAAATTTAATACTGGAAGTGCTACTATCGGAAAGGCAATTGTAGATACAGGTGCACTGACTATTGCCGGCGGCGGTGATACAGATGCGGTCATCGACAAATTAGGATTAATGAATCAAATAACACATATTTCTACTGGTGGCGGTGCCTGTCTGGAATTCCTTGAAGGTAAAGAGTTACCCGGAGTTAAAGTATTGACAAATAAAGAATAGAGGTAAAATCAATGCGAAGACCAATTATTGCGGCAAATTGGAAGATGAATAAAACAACTAAAAAGGCAATCCAATTTGTGACTGAGTTAAAGGAACAATTAGCTAATTATACAGGTGTTGAAGTGGTTGTATGTCCTC
This is a stretch of genomic DNA from bacterium. It encodes these proteins:
- a CDS encoding phosphoglycerate kinase is translated as MDFNKLTIEDVEIKGKRVLIRVDFNVPLDNGGNISDDTKITAYLPTINYALSHEAKVILMSHLGRPKGKVVEKLSLAPVASRLSELLKIKINFVNECLGEKVREVVMAMHPKEIVLLENLRFHPEEETNDPNFAKELASLGEVYVDDAFSAVHRAHASISAITQYFPQAVSGFLLKNEIEYLSRVFLHPDRPICIVLGGAKVSSKIGVIDNLLNKIDKLIIGGGMAYTFLAAQGKKVGNSLLEKDRIEDVNRILTDATKYRVEILLPSDNLIADAIKEEANTQIVNLEDGIPDGWMGVDIGPQTMEKFANALKGAKTIFWNGPMGVFEIDKFNTGSATIGKAIVDTGALTIAGGGDTDAVIDKLGLMNQITHISTGGGACLEFLEGKELPGVKVLTNKE